A section of the Neorhizobium galegae bv. orientalis str. HAMBI 540 genome encodes:
- a CDS encoding DNA polymerase: METPSFIWRNPDGSPLTIKGSRYNFDIESNGLLETMDRIHSVCMEDLETGVMYSAHDHADTWKNPNEAAGIVITITIEQAVRLLMEAGELVGHNIIKFDIPAIQKVYPWFKPKGIITDTLVLSRLIFSNLGDWDAKQSRKGKFPGKLIGSHGLEAWGLRLGEWKGDYSKMMEEQGLDPWANWSPEMQTYCEQDIAVTRELLKRIDAKQYAPQSIELEHAFATVIAMQERYGFGFNEEEAAKLYATLIAKRQEIAEKLKASFPPVLVRTPFVPKANNKKMGYVKGVPTFKEKLVEFNPSSRQMIAQRLKEFGWEPEEFTPNGQPKVDETILSKLPWPEAKVLAHHFLIEKRIGQLAEGDQAWLRLVRKGRIHGGVNTNGAVTGRCTHSRPNVAQVPSVGAPYGEDCRALFGVGKGRKLVGADLSGLELRCLAHFMARYDDGEYGRMLLEGDIHWVNVLALGFVPAGTERDEDRFPIHKLFRGGAKTFIYGFLYGAGDAKAGSIVADIAMREVRDGLGCSVYKKYFPAKNELGYNPSPTEEDLKRVGKRLKKSFLDKTPAIAKLREAVSKAAERGYLIGLDGRKLHIRSAHAALNTLLQSAGALIAKQATVFAYLELSRRGYVFGRDYAFVAHVHDEMQVDAREAIATEVGEVLVQAMRDCTAHFKFRCPIDGEFKIGNNWKETH; encoded by the coding sequence TTGGAAACCCCAAGCTTTATCTGGCGTAACCCTGATGGTTCGCCGCTGACGATCAAAGGCTCCCGTTACAACTTCGACATTGAGAGCAACGGGCTGCTTGAAACCATGGACCGCATCCATTCGGTCTGCATGGAAGACCTCGAAACCGGGGTCATGTATTCCGCCCATGATCACGCCGACACCTGGAAAAACCCGAACGAAGCAGCGGGTATTGTGATCACCATCACCATTGAGCAGGCCGTGCGCTTGCTCATGGAGGCCGGGGAACTCGTCGGCCACAACATCATCAAGTTCGACATCCCGGCAATCCAGAAGGTTTACCCGTGGTTCAAGCCTAAGGGCATCATCACGGACACCCTCGTTCTGTCCCGTCTCATCTTCTCCAATCTCGGGGACTGGGACGCGAAGCAATCCCGCAAGGGGAAGTTTCCAGGCAAGCTCATTGGCTCCCACGGCCTTGAAGCCTGGGGCCTCCGCCTCGGGGAATGGAAGGGCGACTACTCGAAGATGATGGAGGAACAGGGGCTCGACCCCTGGGCCAACTGGTCGCCCGAGATGCAGACCTATTGCGAGCAGGACATCGCGGTCACCCGTGAACTGCTCAAGCGTATCGATGCAAAGCAGTATGCCCCTCAGTCCATCGAGCTGGAGCATGCCTTCGCCACTGTCATCGCTATGCAGGAGCGGTACGGCTTCGGCTTCAATGAAGAAGAAGCAGCCAAGCTCTATGCCACACTAATCGCCAAGCGCCAGGAAATCGCAGAGAAGCTCAAGGCTTCCTTCCCGCCTGTCCTGGTGCGGACCCCGTTCGTCCCCAAGGCGAACAATAAGAAGATGGGGTACGTCAAAGGCGTCCCGACCTTCAAAGAGAAACTCGTAGAGTTCAACCCCTCCAGCCGCCAGATGATCGCCCAGCGATTGAAGGAGTTCGGCTGGGAGCCTGAGGAGTTCACCCCTAATGGTCAGCCAAAGGTCGATGAGACGATTCTCTCTAAGCTGCCTTGGCCTGAGGCTAAGGTTCTCGCTCACCATTTCCTCATCGAGAAACGCATCGGCCAGCTTGCCGAGGGTGATCAAGCGTGGCTTCGCCTTGTGCGCAAGGGCCGCATCCATGGTGGCGTAAATACGAACGGTGCCGTTACCGGGCGCTGCACCCATTCCCGCCCTAATGTCGCCCAGGTGCCCTCAGTGGGTGCCCCCTACGGTGAGGACTGCCGAGCCCTGTTCGGTGTCGGTAAAGGGCGCAAGCTCGTTGGTGCCGACCTCTCGGGCCTTGAGCTGCGATGCCTTGCCCACTTCATGGCTCGATACGATGACGGCGAATATGGCCGAATGCTCCTCGAAGGAGACATCCACTGGGTCAATGTCCTCGCCCTTGGCTTCGTCCCTGCCGGGACTGAGCGAGATGAAGATCGGTTCCCAATCCACAAGCTCTTCCGTGGTGGGGCCAAGACGTTCATCTACGGCTTCCTTTACGGTGCCGGTGATGCGAAGGCCGGGTCTATTGTGGCAGACATCGCAATGCGCGAGGTCCGCGACGGACTAGGCTGCTCGGTCTACAAGAAGTATTTCCCAGCCAAGAACGAGCTGGGGTATAACCCAAGCCCAACTGAGGAAGACCTCAAGCGGGTAGGGAAGCGCCTCAAGAAGAGCTTCCTGGACAAGACCCCGGCTATCGCGAAGCTTCGTGAGGCCGTCTCTAAGGCCGCTGAGCGCGGCTACCTCATCGGCCTGGATGGACGCAAGCTTCACATCCGGTCGGCACATGCTGCCCTCAACACCCTCCTGCAATCCGCAGGTGCCCTCATCGCCAAGCAGGCGACCGTCTTCGCGTATCTGGAGCTATCCAGGCGCGGATATGTATTCGGCCGTGACTATGCCTTCGTGGCGCATGTCCACGACGAAATGCAGGTCGATGCCCGCGAAGCAATCGCAACCGAAGTCGGTGAAGTCCTCGTCCAGGCGATGAGGGATTGCACCGCTCACTTCAAGTTCCGCTGCCCAATCGACGGAGAGTTCAAAATTGGCAACAACTGGAAAGAAACTCACTGA
- a CDS encoding DnaB-like helicase C-terminal domain-containing protein: MFDPIQGEYRALPKRGLTEETCRKFGYLVGQNKNGKTVQAAPYYDEDGNLVGQKTRDADKNFSFIGSSRDAQLFGQHLWPSGGRRVVITEGEIDAMSVSQVQGNKWPVVSIPNGAQGAKKSLAKNLEWLNSFEEVVLMFDQDEPGREATRACLDLFPSGKVKIAELPRKDANEMLLAGEGDKIVQAIWNAKTHRPDGIVTLGDIKEKLLKPIEWGLPWWLGSLTQLTYGRRYGELYALGAGTGIGKTDFLTQQIVFDITELNQPVGLFFLEQQPEETGRRVAGKLAGRRFHVPDSGWTNDELTQAVDQLEAGGKLFLYDSFGATDWEVIRETMRFLNKSEGVRIFYLDHLTALAAAEEDERKALEVIMSEIGGLVKELDCMIILISHLATPEGKPHEEGGRVMIRHFKGSRSIGFWCHYMFGLERDQQHENEEMRSITTFRVLKDRYTGQATGQVIYLGYEKDTGRLFETELPDEKTFQDETCGDIPF, from the coding sequence ATGTTTGACCCCATCCAGGGCGAGTACCGCGCTTTGCCCAAGCGTGGGCTGACAGAAGAGACGTGCCGGAAGTTCGGCTATCTGGTCGGCCAGAATAAGAATGGCAAGACCGTTCAGGCCGCACCCTATTACGATGAGGACGGCAACCTCGTGGGCCAGAAGACCCGCGATGCCGACAAAAACTTTTCCTTCATCGGTTCCTCCCGTGATGCCCAGCTCTTTGGGCAACACCTATGGCCGTCCGGTGGTCGCCGCGTGGTGATCACGGAAGGCGAGATCGATGCCATGTCGGTCTCCCAGGTCCAGGGCAACAAGTGGCCGGTGGTCTCCATCCCGAACGGTGCCCAGGGCGCAAAGAAGTCCCTGGCCAAGAACCTGGAATGGCTCAACAGCTTTGAGGAAGTCGTCCTCATGTTCGACCAGGACGAGCCGGGGAGGGAAGCAACCCGAGCCTGCCTCGATCTTTTCCCCTCGGGCAAGGTCAAGATTGCCGAGCTTCCCCGCAAGGATGCCAATGAGATGCTTCTGGCAGGTGAGGGCGACAAGATCGTTCAAGCCATCTGGAACGCCAAGACGCACCGGCCGGACGGCATCGTCACCCTCGGGGACATCAAGGAAAAGCTCCTCAAGCCAATCGAGTGGGGCCTTCCCTGGTGGCTCGGGTCTCTCACCCAGCTCACCTACGGTCGCCGCTATGGCGAGCTGTATGCCCTGGGCGCTGGCACCGGGATTGGCAAGACCGACTTCCTCACCCAGCAGATCGTCTTCGACATCACCGAGCTTAACCAGCCGGTGGGCCTGTTCTTCCTGGAGCAGCAGCCCGAAGAGACCGGACGCCGGGTAGCTGGAAAGCTTGCCGGTCGTCGCTTCCATGTCCCTGATTCGGGATGGACGAATGACGAACTGACCCAGGCCGTGGACCAGCTCGAAGCTGGCGGCAAGCTCTTCCTCTACGACAGCTTCGGGGCGACCGACTGGGAAGTCATCCGGGAAACCATGCGCTTCCTCAACAAGTCTGAGGGCGTCCGCATCTTCTACCTCGACCACCTCACGGCGCTTGCCGCTGCGGAGGAGGACGAGCGGAAGGCGCTTGAGGTCATCATGTCTGAGATCGGCGGTCTCGTGAAAGAGCTGGACTGCATGATCATCCTCATCAGCCACCTAGCAACCCCTGAGGGCAAGCCCCACGAGGAAGGTGGCCGGGTCATGATCAGGCACTTCAAAGGTTCCCGGAGCATCGGCTTCTGGTGCCATTACATGTTCGGCCTGGAGCGCGACCAGCAGCATGAGAACGAGGAGATGAGGTCCATCACCACGTTCCGCGTCCTCAAGGACAGATACACCGGCCAAGCTACCGGCCAAGTCATCTACCTGGGGTACGAGAAAGACACCGGCAGGCTCTTCGAGACCGAGCTTCCGGACGAGAAAACGTTCCAAGACGAGACGTGCGGGGATATTCCTTTCTAG
- a CDS encoding helix-turn-helix domain-containing protein, translated as MTTKIERIRQHFLSGRSLTQLEAIGLYGAFRLAARVHDLKAQGMKIDTLMKEDPNGSPYAEYRLRSARVR; from the coding sequence TTGACCACGAAGATTGAACGCATCCGCCAGCACTTCCTCTCTGGCCGCTCGCTCACCCAGCTCGAAGCCATCGGGCTTTATGGTGCATTTCGCCTCGCTGCCCGCGTCCACGATCTCAAGGCCCAGGGTATGAAGATCGACACCCTCATGAAGGAAGACCCGAACGGTTCGCCGTATGCTGAGTATCGCCTTCGGTCGGCACGGGTCCGCTGA
- a CDS encoding N-acetylmuramoyl-L-alanine amidase, producing MSMKSRTRTDYIAVHCAATPPSADIGRADIDRWHRAKGWLMIGYHYVIRRDGRVEIGRPVDAIGAHVEGYNSISVGICLVGGVDAKGHSEDNFTSAQYAALAELLIQLKAKYPKATIQGHRDFPKVAKDCPCFDVRNWINQTGVFVTKQPAVNPKPVPETPKTAPKDNGWAYHTIVEGDTLFALSRKCGVSVDQITALNPGIKIKALKIGQTIRVR from the coding sequence ATGAGCATGAAATCCCGTACCCGCACGGACTACATCGCCGTGCATTGTGCGGCCACGCCTCCCTCTGCGGACATTGGCCGCGCCGACATCGACCGCTGGCACCGCGCCAAAGGCTGGCTGATGATCGGCTACCACTATGTCATTCGCCGCGATGGCCGCGTTGAGATCGGTCGCCCGGTCGATGCCATCGGCGCTCACGTTGAAGGCTACAACTCCATCTCGGTAGGCATCTGCCTAGTCGGTGGCGTCGATGCCAAGGGTCACAGCGAAGACAACTTCACCTCAGCCCAGTACGCCGCCCTGGCCGAGCTGCTCATCCAGCTCAAGGCCAAGTACCCGAAGGCTACCATCCAGGGTCACCGCGACTTCCCGAAGGTGGCCAAGGACTGCCCGTGCTTCGACGTTCGGAACTGGATCAACCAGACCGGCGTGTTCGTCACGAAGCAGCCAGCAGTGAACCCGAAGCCGGTCCCGGAAACCCCGAAGACAGCGCCGAAGGACAACGGCTGGGCCTACCATACGATTGTCGAGGGTGACACCCTGTTTGCCCTTAGCCGCAAGTGCGGCGTCTCGGTCGATCAGATCACGGCGCTCAATCCCGGCATCAAGATCAAGGCTCTCAAGATCGGCCAGACCATCCGCGTCCGCTGA